A DNA window from Thiothrix subterranea contains the following coding sequences:
- a CDS encoding beta-propeller domain-containing protein: MKTSTFARFLPALCVPWLVSCASLDAPVDNETGGLKKISAAELRDYLLKSYQQPQYSAAREAPAGMPAPAAAAPAAAKAPAFSTTNLQERGVDEADLIKTDGRHVYAIGAPNNQHYQDNTLRIMQINDGGKNLQEVKRLTLPEGSSLQNLYLAGKQRRLVTLGNAYQAIPVPMPMPAGTTRMMPPPYIMPRPQQTELNYIDVRQPEKAASTLQVQLGGDFNASRRVGDTLYLVLQSYPQINTTSGLDKLTAQDFLPTYRTADGKTAPLVTADDCYVNRPPKTADADSGYYSNNIISVVAVDLNATDFRFKSRCYVGNTDTLYASPQALYLATTDYQYNQAQGARSNTRIHKFAFTSTDIAYRGSGSVPGHLSGQESSFRFSEQDGYLRVITENDQFTDPSMAITAPYGKSPGILSILKEGGNNGLQLVSQLPNRKRPQHIGKPEEQLYASRFVGDQAYLITFRSTDPLYVLDLTNPQDPYIAGELQIPGFSDYLHPVGKHLLLGIGKDALPDPQGEFRGAWYQGMKLSLFDTSKPGEMKEVDKLILGKRGTDSAALHDHHAVTTLPVGTDLRVALPIKLHDTPQQGMQGQPSDYYDHTQTGLYRFEVDKSAKKIRQLAPLITERGREEYWSYPQNDRSVMIGDYVHYFHNGNFWSQRW, from the coding sequence ATGAAAACGTCAACATTCGCCCGCTTTTTACCCGCACTGTGTGTGCCTTGGCTAGTTTCCTGCGCCTCGTTAGACGCGCCGGTTGATAACGAAACCGGCGGATTGAAAAAAATCAGCGCGGCGGAATTACGCGATTACCTGCTGAAATCCTACCAGCAACCGCAGTATTCTGCGGCAAGGGAAGCGCCAGCCGGAATGCCTGCACCAGCCGCAGCAGCCCCGGCAGCAGCCAAAGCGCCAGCCTTTTCCACCACCAACCTGCAAGAACGCGGGGTCGATGAAGCTGACCTCATTAAAACCGACGGTCGCCATGTCTACGCGATCGGCGCACCCAACAACCAGCATTACCAAGACAACACCCTGCGGATTATGCAGATCAACGACGGCGGCAAAAACTTACAAGAAGTCAAACGCCTGACATTGCCCGAAGGCAGCAGCCTGCAAAATCTTTACCTCGCCGGTAAACAACGCCGTCTGGTGACACTAGGCAATGCGTATCAAGCCATACCTGTTCCGATGCCGATGCCCGCCGGAACAACCCGCATGATGCCGCCACCTTACATCATGCCGCGCCCGCAACAAACCGAATTGAACTACATCGACGTGCGCCAGCCTGAAAAAGCCGCTTCCACCCTGCAAGTGCAATTGGGTGGCGACTTCAATGCCAGCCGCCGCGTGGGTGATACGCTGTATTTGGTGCTGCAAAGCTACCCACAAATCAACACGACCAGCGGTCTGGACAAACTGACCGCACAAGATTTTCTGCCCACCTATCGCACGGCGGATGGTAAAACCGCACCGTTGGTCACAGCGGATGATTGCTACGTCAACCGCCCGCCCAAAACGGCTGATGCAGATTCCGGCTATTACAGCAACAATATTATCAGCGTGGTCGCCGTTGACTTGAATGCAACTGATTTCCGCTTCAAAAGCCGTTGCTACGTGGGCAATACCGACACCTTGTACGCCTCACCGCAAGCACTCTACCTTGCCACCACAGATTACCAATACAACCAAGCACAAGGCGCTCGCAGCAACACCCGCATTCATAAATTTGCCTTCACCAGCACTGATATTGCCTACCGTGGTAGCGGCTCCGTACCGGGGCATTTGAGCGGGCAGGAATCCTCCTTCCGTTTCAGCGAACAGGATGGCTATTTGCGCGTAATCACCGAAAACGACCAATTCACCGATCCATCAATGGCAATTACTGCACCTTACGGCAAATCGCCCGGCATTCTCAGCATCCTCAAGGAAGGTGGCAACAACGGTTTGCAACTGGTGTCACAATTGCCCAATCGCAAACGCCCGCAACACATTGGCAAGCCCGAAGAACAGCTTTACGCCTCCCGCTTTGTCGGTGATCAGGCGTATTTAATCACCTTCCGCAGCACTGACCCGCTGTATGTGCTGGATTTGACCAACCCGCAAGATCCGTACATCGCGGGCGAATTACAAATACCGGGCTTCTCTGACTACTTGCACCCCGTCGGCAAACACTTGCTGCTGGGCATTGGCAAAGATGCGCTGCCCGACCCACAGGGTGAATTCCGGGGCGCATGGTATCAAGGCATGAAACTTTCCCTGTTCGACACCAGCAAACCGGGTGAGATGAAGGAAGTTGATAAGCTGATTCTCGGCAAACGCGGCACCGATTCCGCCGCGCTGCACGATCACCATGCGGTGACTACATTGCCGGTGGGGACGGATTTGCGGGTGGCGTTGCCGATCAAGTTGCACGATACCCCACAACAAGGGATGCAGGGGCAACCGTCCGATTATTATGACCACACCCAAACCGGGCTGTACCGTTTTGAAGTGGACAAATCTGCCAAGAAGATCCGTCAGTTAGCGCCGCTGATTACCGAACGTGGGCGCGAAGAATATTGGAGCTACCCGCAGAATGACCGCAGCGTGATGATTGGCGATTACGTGCATTATTTCCACAATGGGAATTTCTGGTCGCAACGCTGGTAA
- a CDS encoding Dph6-related ATP pyrophosphatase, which translates to MKLISSWSGGKDACLALYRAMQAGHQPQALLTMLEADGLRTRAHALRPKVLQQQAAAMGLPLITPSVTWEGYRPVYVQALSEAKQQGAEALISGDIDLQAHREWLEQVGEEVGLAVLFPLWEDAHSALLAEFHAVGFTTHIIAVKQCVLDESWLGRKLDVAAIQELEAMGVDVCGEGGEFHTFVTDGPLFSYPLKIQALGSFTGEYNYTFLDFTLAT; encoded by the coding sequence ATGAAACTGATCAGTTCATGGAGCGGGGGCAAGGATGCTTGCCTCGCCTTGTATCGCGCGATGCAGGCAGGGCATCAGCCGCAAGCATTGCTGACCATGCTGGAAGCGGATGGTTTGCGCACCCGCGCTCATGCCCTACGTCCAAAAGTATTGCAGCAACAGGCGGCGGCAATGGGCTTGCCTTTGATCACGCCGTCGGTGACGTGGGAAGGGTATCGCCCAGTGTACGTACAAGCCTTGAGCGAAGCCAAACAGCAAGGGGCTGAAGCTCTGATTTCGGGGGACATTGACCTTCAGGCACACCGCGAATGGCTGGAACAGGTGGGCGAAGAGGTGGGTCTAGCTGTGCTATTTCCGTTGTGGGAAGACGCACACTCGGCACTACTGGCGGAATTTCATGCTGTTGGTTTCACCACGCACATCATTGCTGTCAAGCAGTGCGTGTTGGATGAAAGCTGGTTAGGGCGCAAGCTGGATGTTGCTGCCATACAGGAATTGGAGGCTATGGGTGTGGATGTTTGCGGTGAAGGCGGCGAATTCCATACTTTTGTGACCGATGGGCCGTTGTTTTCATACCCACTGAAAATACAGGCATTGGGCAGTTTCACTGGCGAATATAACTACACCTTCCTTGATTTCACGCTGGCAACATGA
- the btuB gene encoding TonB-dependent vitamin B12 receptor → MKLSPLAAQFGTVTLCLLASPLVLAEDTTTLDEIVVTADRKARTVDETLAPVSIITRADIEKYQANSIPDVLRHVPGINLSNSGGMGKATFVFMRGTNSSHVLVLIDGIKMGSATTGSVALEDLPLAQVERIEVVRGPRSSLYGSEAIGGVIQIFTRKGGKDFQPEISISAGSNNTQKANVNLAGGNTTTWYNLNAGTEQTDGFNATANNKEPDADGYERDSVALRAGHRFANGTDVDVSLLQAQGNNDYDGAFGNQGEFVQQAVNGKLRQTLGNQAVLTAQLGQSKDESDNFKDGDFKSRFNTTRTTATVQADVQITSNSSLTVGIDQQNDKVDSNTTYDVTSRDNTGMFSSYQHSIGATQFDVSARHDDNEQFGKHTTGGVAVGRDLPNGMRVTAAYGTAFKAPTFNNLYYPFSGDASLQPEESRNTEFGVSGKAALDKVRWSANAFSNNIDNLISYPPPTYKVSQTDKARIQGVELSAGTQLAGWEVNTNLTLQKPENRSGVDAGNNLILRPERLASMDIDRDLGKFRVGATVRGESQRYTDTANTESKKLAGYGTLDLRADYQLAKSWTVGAKLSNVLDKDYQTNNGYNQDGVNGLVTVRYAPK, encoded by the coding sequence ATGAAATTATCCCCTCTTGCCGCGCAGTTCGGCACTGTTACCCTTTGCCTGTTGGCATCCCCACTGGTATTGGCAGAAGACACCACTACCCTCGATGAAATCGTTGTCACGGCTGACCGCAAAGCCCGTACCGTTGACGAAACCTTAGCCCCTGTCAGCATTATCACCCGTGCAGACATTGAAAAATACCAAGCCAACAGCATCCCCGATGTATTGCGCCATGTACCCGGCATTAACCTCAGTAACAGCGGTGGCATGGGCAAAGCCACGTTTGTATTCATGCGCGGCACCAATTCCAGCCATGTATTGGTGCTGATTGATGGCATTAAAATGGGTTCAGCCACCACCGGCAGCGTAGCACTTGAAGATTTACCGCTGGCACAAGTAGAACGCATTGAAGTGGTGCGCGGCCCGCGTTCCAGCTTGTACGGTTCGGAAGCGATTGGTGGTGTCATCCAAATTTTTACCCGCAAAGGCGGCAAAGATTTCCAGCCGGAAATCAGCATCAGTGCAGGCAGTAACAATACTCAAAAAGCCAACGTCAATCTGGCGGGCGGTAATACGACAACCTGGTACAACCTCAATGCAGGCACGGAACAAACCGACGGTTTCAACGCCACCGCCAATAATAAAGAGCCAGATGCCGATGGTTACGAACGCGACAGCGTTGCTTTGCGTGCCGGACACCGCTTTGCCAATGGCACGGATGTAGACGTTTCCCTGTTGCAAGCGCAAGGCAACAATGATTACGACGGCGCTTTCGGCAACCAAGGCGAGTTTGTGCAGCAAGCAGTCAATGGCAAGTTACGCCAAACACTGGGCAATCAAGCTGTGCTGACCGCGCAACTTGGGCAGTCAAAGGACGAAAGTGACAACTTCAAGGACGGTGATTTCAAAAGCCGTTTTAACACCACCCGCACGACAGCAACCGTGCAAGCTGATGTACAAATCACTAGCAACAGTTCTTTGACAGTCGGCATTGACCAGCAAAACGACAAGGTGGACAGCAACACGACCTACGATGTGACTAGCCGCGACAATACGGGGATGTTTAGCAGTTATCAGCACTCAATCGGCGCAACTCAATTCGATGTTTCGGCGCGTCATGATGACAATGAGCAATTTGGCAAGCATACCACTGGCGGTGTTGCGGTCGGGCGTGATTTACCCAATGGAATGCGCGTGACGGCGGCGTATGGCACAGCGTTTAAAGCCCCCACCTTTAATAATTTGTACTACCCGTTTAGTGGTGATGCCAGCTTGCAACCGGAAGAATCACGAAACACTGAATTCGGTGTTTCCGGCAAAGCTGCCCTTGACAAAGTGCGCTGGTCAGCCAATGCCTTCAGCAATAACATCGACAATTTGATCAGCTATCCACCGCCGACCTACAAGGTCAGCCAAACCGACAAGGCACGGATTCAAGGCGTGGAACTGAGTGCCGGAACGCAATTGGCAGGCTGGGAGGTGAACACCAATCTTACCCTCCAGAAACCAGAAAACCGCAGCGGTGTGGATGCGGGTAACAACCTGATACTCCGCCCCGAACGGCTTGCCAGCATGGATATTGACCGTGACCTTGGCAAATTCCGCGTGGGTGCAACAGTACGTGGCGAAAGCCAGCGTTATACCGATACTGCCAATACCGAGAGCAAAAAGCTGGCGGGTTATGGCACGTTGGACTTACGCGCCGATTACCAACTGGCGAAGAGCTGGACGGTCGGGGCAAAACTCAGCAACGTATTGGACAAAGATTACCAAACCAACAACGGCTATAATCAAGACGGTGTTAATGGCCTGGTGACAGTTAGATACGCACCGAAATAA
- the bluB gene encoding 5,6-dimethylbenzimidazole synthase, which yields MSELSTPNVPHFSAEERDTLYRVIAARRDMRHFTPNTRIDDATITRLLQATHQAPSVGLMQPWRFQRIRTIQQREGIAALVMAERAVTANALGERGEEFLRLKVEGIRDCAELWVVSVAPDDGTLFGRRTMPQAMALCSVACAIQNLWLATRAENLGMGWVSMFDPLALAEWLALPAGSQPIAILCIGQVEAFYSAPMLELEGWRQGRTLDDGFFT from the coding sequence ATGAGCGAGCTTTCTACACCTAATGTGCCGCATTTCTCAGCGGAAGAACGCGATACCCTTTACCGCGTTATCGCCGCACGGCGCGATATGCGGCACTTCACCCCAAACACCCGTATTGATGACGCGACCATTACGCGATTACTGCAAGCTACCCATCAAGCCCCGTCGGTGGGGCTGATGCAGCCGTGGCGTTTCCAACGTATCCGCACTATCCAGCAACGTGAGGGGATTGCTGCGTTGGTGATGGCAGAACGGGCGGTTACGGCGAATGCGTTGGGAGAACGAGGTGAAGAATTCTTACGCCTCAAAGTGGAAGGTATCCGCGATTGTGCTGAACTGTGGGTGGTAAGCGTTGCGCCAGACGACGGTACGCTGTTTGGGCGGCGCACGATGCCGCAAGCAATGGCGTTATGTTCAGTCGCGTGTGCCATTCAAAACTTGTGGTTAGCGACTCGTGCTGAAAATTTAGGAATGGGCTGGGTGTCGATGTTTGATCCGCTGGCATTGGCTGAATGGCTGGCTTTACCTGCGGGCAGTCAGCCGATTGCCATTTTGTGTATTGGGCAGGTGGAGGCTTTTTATTCTGCCCCTATGCTGGAATTGGAAGGCTGGCGGCAGGGGCGGACGTTGGATGATGGATTTTTTACATGA
- a CDS encoding putative RNA methyltransferase, with product MNPVFWHCPLCNESLTLVERTWVCANRHSFDRAKEGYVNLLLVNRKHSADPGDNKAMLDSRRYFLQQGFYAPLAMALGAAIREHFPDTEQALTLLDAGCGEGYYLNQLVQSLGANVQGYGTDISRAAMRLAAKQYPALAFAVASSFELPLADASVDVLVRVFAPAAEAEIVRVLKPGGLYLWAYPAAQHLFELRQLIYDAPQPHPVEELPPLDNMQECPPLAVSYPVTLPDQASIAALLHMTPYYWSASAEKQADCHHLASLDLTVDFAVRMMRKMIN from the coding sequence ATGAATCCCGTGTTTTGGCATTGTCCGTTATGTAATGAGTCGCTGACTTTGGTTGAGCGTACTTGGGTGTGTGCTAACCGCCACAGTTTCGACCGTGCGAAAGAAGGTTACGTGAACCTGCTCTTGGTTAACCGCAAGCATTCGGCTGACCCCGGTGACAATAAAGCGATGTTGGATAGCCGTCGCTATTTCTTGCAACAGGGGTTTTACGCGCCGTTGGCAATGGCATTGGGGGCGGCGATTCGTGAGCATTTCCCCGACACTGAGCAGGCGCTGACCTTGTTGGATGCGGGTTGTGGGGAAGGCTATTACCTCAACCAACTGGTGCAATCCCTCGGTGCTAATGTGCAAGGTTATGGCACGGATATTTCGCGGGCGGCGATGCGGCTGGCGGCGAAGCAATACCCCGCGTTGGCGTTTGCGGTGGCTTCCAGCTTTGAATTACCGTTGGCGGATGCGTCGGTGGATGTGTTGGTGCGCGTGTTTGCGCCTGCCGCTGAAGCCGAGATTGTGCGCGTATTGAAACCGGGTGGGCTGTATTTGTGGGCATACCCTGCCGCCCAACATTTGTTCGAACTGCGCCAGTTGATTTACGATGCGCCGCAACCGCATCCGGTGGAGGAGTTACCGCCGTTGGACAATATGCAGGAATGCCCGCCGTTGGCGGTGAGTTACCCTGTCACGTTGCCGGATCAGGCAAGCATTGCGGCATTGCTGCACATGACCCCGTATTACTGGTCAGCGAGTGCCGAAAAACAAGCCGATTGCCACCACTTGGCGTCATTGGATTTGACTGTGGATTTTGCAGTGCGGATGATGCGCAAAATGATTAACTGA
- the cbiB gene encoding adenosylcobinamide-phosphate synthase CbiB → MISALTLVPALLLDRLLGEPPRFHPLVGFGKLADWLESHLNNRSIHYGILAWCLAVLPFSIAVWWLDTLLGGVWMGILGGWLAIGWQSLRQHAQWVQQALLADDLPQARQKVGWLVSRDTSQLDETAVSRACIESVLENGSDAVFAPLFWLMIGGAPAVVLYRLSNTLDAMWGYRSERFERFGKWAARVDDVLNWIPARLTALTYALCGNFVAAMLAWRTQGSRWYSPNAGVVMAAGAGALQVQLGGDAVYAGQTKARPPLGAGSIPDATAITSAIRLLDRGVYLWAGITLIIGGISVFFA, encoded by the coding sequence ATGATTTCAGCCCTAACCCTTGTCCCCGCCCTGCTGTTGGATCGGCTGTTAGGCGAACCCCCGCGCTTTCACCCGCTGGTCGGCTTTGGCAAGTTGGCGGATTGGCTGGAATCCCATCTCAATAACCGCAGCATTCACTACGGCATACTGGCGTGGTGTTTGGCTGTGTTGCCTTTCAGCATTGCCGTTTGGTGGCTGGATACCCTGCTCGGCGGTGTTTGGATGGGTATTCTCGGTGGTTGGCTCGCGATTGGCTGGCAAAGCCTGCGCCAACACGCCCAGTGGGTGCAACAAGCACTGCTGGCGGATGATTTACCGCAAGCCCGCCAAAAAGTCGGTTGGCTGGTCAGCCGCGATACTTCCCAACTGGATGAAACAGCAGTAAGCCGTGCCTGCATCGAATCGGTGCTGGAAAATGGCAGCGATGCGGTGTTTGCCCCCTTATTCTGGCTGATGATCGGTGGTGCGCCTGCGGTGGTGCTGTACCGTTTGAGTAACACGCTGGATGCGATGTGGGGTTATCGCAGTGAACGGTTTGAGCGGTTCGGCAAGTGGGCAGCGCGAGTGGATGATGTGTTGAACTGGATTCCGGCACGCTTGACGGCGTTGACGTATGCGCTATGTGGGAATTTTGTTGCTGCGATGCTGGCGTGGCGTACCCAAGGCAGTCGTTGGTACAGCCCCAATGCCGGAGTGGTCATGGCTGCGGGCGCGGGTGCGTTGCAAGTGCAGCTCGGCGGCGATGCGGTGTATGCGGGGCAAACCAAAGCTCGCCCGCCGCTCGGTGCGGGGTCAATACCGGACGCAACCGCGATTACCAGTGCGATCCGCTTGCTGGATCGGGGTGTGTATCTGTGGGCGGGTATCACCTTGATCATTGGAGGCATTAGTGTTTTCTTCGCATAA
- the cobD gene encoding threonine-phosphate decarboxylase CobD codes for MFSSHNHGGQLRRFSQTFGIPLADWLDVSTGISPWAYPLPPVPSACWQRLPESDDGLASVAADYYGSSCVLPVSGSQEAIKLLPQCFPSNRRVGIISPAYHSHQHAWSAQGHTVQALNPTQVAAVMPTLDVLVVVNPTNPTAQCYSAETLRHWQQTLLQYGGCLVVDEAFMDVTPTQSLITHEPQAGLVVLRSVGKFFGLAGVRLGFVWAEIPLLQAIAALQGDWSVSHPARWAGQQALADQAWQQQQRSRLVQAGERLHTLLQRYYGDAVQSTPLFSYLPSPHVADIHQALAAQGILTRLFTEPAALRFGLPATEQDWLRLEQGIQSCQP; via the coding sequence GTGTTTTCTTCGCATAATCACGGTGGGCAATTAAGGCGTTTCAGCCAAACATTTGGCATTCCCTTGGCGGATTGGCTGGATGTGTCCACTGGCATTAGCCCGTGGGCTTATCCTTTGCCGCCTGTTCCATCCGCGTGCTGGCAACGTTTGCCGGAAAGCGATGATGGGCTGGCAAGCGTTGCCGCCGATTATTACGGTAGCTCCTGTGTGTTACCCGTCAGCGGTTCTCAGGAAGCGATCAAGCTGTTGCCACAATGCTTTCCCTCCAACCGCCGCGTCGGGATTATCAGCCCTGCCTACCACAGCCATCAGCACGCATGGTCGGCACAAGGTCACACTGTACAAGCGTTAAACCCGACGCAAGTAGCAGCAGTGATGCCTACGCTGGATGTGCTAGTGGTGGTCAACCCAACCAACCCGACCGCGCAGTGTTATTCAGCGGAAACCTTACGCCACTGGCAGCAAACCTTGCTGCAATACGGTGGCTGTTTGGTGGTGGATGAGGCGTTCATGGATGTTACCCCGACGCAAAGCCTGATTACCCATGAGCCGCAGGCAGGGCTGGTGGTATTGCGTTCGGTGGGTAAATTTTTCGGCTTGGCAGGCGTGCGTTTAGGCTTTGTCTGGGCGGAAATCCCGCTTTTGCAGGCTATCGCTGCTTTGCAGGGTGATTGGTCGGTGAGCCATCCGGCGCGTTGGGCAGGGCAACAAGCATTGGCGGATCAGGCGTGGCAGCAGCAACAGCGTTCCCGGTTGGTGCAGGCGGGTGAACGTTTACACACCTTATTGCAACGTTATTACGGTGATGCGGTGCAAAGTACACCATTGTTTAGCTATCTGCCCTCGCCTCACGTCGCCGACATTCATCAAGCCTTGGCAGCGCAGGGAATCCTCACCCGTTTATTCACCGAGCCTGCGGCGTTACGCTTCGGCTTGCCTGCTACGGAACAAGACTGGTTACGTCTGGAACAAGGAATTCAATCATGCCAACCTTGA